From one Rhodovulum sp. ES.010 genomic stretch:
- a CDS encoding sigma-54 dependent transcriptional regulator, with protein sequence MGDILIVDDERDIRELISDILKDEGYTTRLAANSDACMAEINAEPPALMILDIWLKDSNMDGIDILSRAKRDNPDIPIVIISGHGNIEIAVAAIKQGAYDFIEKPFNIDQLLVVIRRAMEAARLRRENQELRRKDVSQAEMVGSSPIFKALKAQLDKVTRSNGRVMLKGPPGSGKEVAARYIHAQSNRANGPFVVVNSASIEPERMEEVLFGRESPTRGIEHGLLEQAHGGILYFDEVADMPLGTQSKILRVLVDQQFQRAGGTDKVRVDIRVISSTTRDLHAEIAAGTFREELYHRLNVVPIDVPALDDRREDIPALAAHFIASFNKSQGLPLRPLSDEAEALLQTMGWPGNVRQLKNVIERVLILGEGTAPIASAELPASNDGPAEDGRVVLSAGLATLPLREARELFEREYLLTQINRFGGNISRTANFVGMERSALHRKLKSLGVVTSARAGSRVAHVDDEEEADTAAD encoded by the coding sequence ATGGGCGATATCCTGATCGTCGACGACGAGCGCGACATCCGCGAACTGATCTCGGACATCCTCAAGGACGAGGGCTACACCACGCGGCTCGCCGCCAATTCCGATGCCTGCATGGCCGAGATCAACGCCGAGCCGCCGGCGCTGATGATCCTCGATATCTGGCTTAAGGACAGCAACATGGACGGGATCGACATCCTGTCCAGGGCCAAGCGCGACAACCCCGACATCCCCATCGTCATCATCTCGGGCCACGGCAATATCGAGATCGCGGTCGCGGCGATCAAGCAGGGCGCCTACGACTTCATCGAGAAGCCGTTCAACATCGACCAGCTCCTGGTGGTGATCCGCCGCGCGATGGAGGCCGCGCGGCTCAGGCGCGAAAACCAGGAGCTGCGGCGCAAGGATGTCAGCCAGGCCGAGATGGTCGGGTCGAGCCCGATCTTCAAGGCGCTGAAGGCGCAGCTCGACAAGGTGACCCGGTCGAACGGGCGGGTGATGCTGAAAGGCCCGCCGGGGTCGGGCAAGGAGGTGGCCGCACGCTACATCCACGCCCAGTCCAACCGCGCGAACGGGCCCTTCGTTGTAGTCAACTCCGCCTCGATCGAGCCCGAACGGATGGAGGAGGTGCTGTTCGGCCGCGAGAGCCCGACCCGCGGGATCGAGCACGGGCTGCTGGAACAGGCCCATGGCGGCATTCTCTATTTCGACGAGGTAGCCGACATGCCGCTTGGCACCCAGTCCAAGATACTACGGGTGCTGGTCGACCAGCAGTTCCAGCGCGCCGGCGGCACCGACAAGGTGCGCGTCGACATCCGCGTGATTTCGTCGACCACCCGCGATCTGCATGCCGAGATCGCCGCCGGGACGTTCCGCGAAGAGCTTTATCACCGGCTCAACGTGGTGCCGATCGACGTGCCCGCGCTGGATGACCGCCGCGAGGACATCCCTGCGCTCGCCGCCCATTTCATCGCCAGTTTCAACAAGTCTCAGGGTCTGCCGCTGCGCCCGCTGTCGGACGAGGCCGAGGCGCTGCTCCAGACAATGGGGTGGCCCGGCAACGTGCGTCAGTTGAAGAACGTGATCGAGCGGGTGCTGATCCTGGGCGAGGGCACCGCGCCGATCGCCTCGGCCGAACTGCCGGCGAGCAATGACGGCCCGGCCGAGGACGGCCGCGTTGTGCTGTCGGCGGGGCTGGCAACACTGCCCTTGCGCGAGGCGCGCGAGCTGTTCGAGCGCGAATACCTGCTGACCCAGATCAACCGCTTCGGCGGCAATATCTCGCGGACGGCGAATTTCGTCGGCATGGAACGCTCGGCACTGCACCGCAAGCTGAAATCGCTGGGCGTCGTCACCTCGGCCCGGGCCGGGTCTCGGGTCGCCCATGTCGACGACGAGGAAGAGGCCGACACCGCCGCAGATTGA